In Lotus japonicus ecotype B-129 chromosome 5, LjGifu_v1.2, one genomic interval encodes:
- the LOC130717652 gene encoding uncharacterized protein LOC130717652 isoform X1 gives MSSESKKMKSKIDLELVLNYTNQNVRKKLKNDWCAGANAASRIDSAFSETDPLSEIVWSPDKGFSLKCVDSSFTNKNSSLFRDVEPSSMVLALLQSVAGGSSTTEKPVDDAFVEPIAVICTKSEVSSTDTPSRNPTSDSVIIVSDHETCEENDTGPSYNKEKKATTARGAPNSPNGQNENLMNYSQNICAQAKIGSATKFEIKENKSYIISGQVDQRPAGNLLLQADEPQQSPSLRNHCNGGMNAGVTNQIVGFEDGLYTNVVHVTECERSGISLSKKLKSTMENDLQTSNCEAISASASRIMVSKSNEDKKSQVNEMMVLRNKNIPVMHSRCDSTIHMASIDGNKLSSDEDSNVRLLEENCSHCASCHRTELVLSGRKRCKQEVMIGSKKVKKQIQETSCCYVNRESSFMNLVSNMMKGYSLSTQDEDKSLALAVDCSDRHLPWNDQELITCYKNQDPEVRNNLKSIYCPSFENVATRMSHQVGDASKDFEQGKRVHGIDATPINCCAENNCLYRLSMQSNKFEVSKGRNEAGPSLHSSSTRQNKNNDENVESLELYDRKEFCPKSDTLGDLWITRFSPKLTAPLMIVDQLNEKCGSEVLSDYCSMIPHFHKQISHLNNCKVEETGEQSADEQLFSETRRLQNCFINKEASTVLVDDKLNIDHTSKHKFNPIKSFPRLRDSEPMVSMFAKRLGAIRQCEQTE, from the exons ATGAGTTCAgaaagcaagaaaatgaaatcaaAGATTGATTTAGAGCTGGTTCTGAATTATACGAATCAAAATGTTCGgaagaaattgaaaaatgatTGGTGTGCAGGTGCAAATGCAGCTTCTAGAATAGACAGTGCATTTTCTGAGACTGACCCTTTATCTGAAATAGTTTGGTCTCCAGATAAAGGTTTTAGTCTTAAATGTGTTGATTCAAGTTTTACAAATAAAAATTCCTCACTTTTTCGCGATGTTGAACCTAGTAGTATGGTTCTTGCTCTGCTACAAAGCGTTGCCGGCGGCAGTTCTACCACAGAAAAACCTGTAGATGATGCTTTTGTTGAACCTATTGCTGTCATATGTACAAAGAGTGAGGTTTCTTCAACAGATACTCCCTCTAGGAATCCAACAAGTGATTCGGTTATCATTGTTTCAGACCATGAAACTTGTGAGGAAAATGATACAG GACCTAGTTATAATAAGGAGAAAAAGGCCACCACTGCAAGAGGAGCACCTAATTCACCAAATGGTCAGAATGAGAATTTAATGAACTATTCACAGAATATTTGTGCTCAGGCCAAAATTGGATCAGCTACAAAATTTGAGATCAAGGAAAATAAATCTTACATTATTTCAG GTCAGGTTGACCAAAGGCCTGCTGGCAATTTATTACTTCAAGCAGATGAACCTCAACAAAGTCCTTCCCTAAGGAATCATTGCAATGGAGGCATGAATGCTGGTGTTACCAACCAGATTGTTGGATTTGAAGATGGCTTATACACTAATGTTGTGCATGTAACTGAATGTGAACGTTCTGGCATTAGTCtctcaaaaaaattgaaatcaacTATGGAGAATGATTTACAAACTTCAAACTGTGAGGCTATTTCTGCATCAGCAAGCAGAATTATGGTTTCAAAATCCAATGAGGATAAAAAATCCCAGGTCAATGAAATGATGGTGCTACGCAATAAGAACATTCCAGTTATGCATTCTCGATGTGATTCCACAATTCATATGGCAAGCATTGACGGTAACAAGTTGTCGTCAGATGAGGATTCAAATGTGAGATTACTAGAAGAGAATTGCAGCCATTGTGCAAGCTGCCATAGAACTGAGTTGGTTTTGTCTGGTAGAAAGAGATGTAAACAGGAAGTCATGATTGGGAGTAAAAAAGTCAAGAAGCAAATTCAAGAAACTTCATGTTGTTATGTTAATCGGGAAAGCTCATTCATGAACTTGGTTTCAAACATGATGAAAGGATACTCACTATCAACTCAAGATGAGGACAAGTCTTTGGCTCTTGCCGTTGATTGTTCTGATCGTCATCTTCCATGGAATGATCAGGAACTTATCACATGCTATAAGAATCAAGATCCAGAGGTAAGAAATAATTTGAAGTCCATATATTGTCCAAGCTTTGAGAATGTTGCAACAAGAATGTCTCATCAAGTAGGAGATGCTTCTAAAGATTTTGAGCAAGGTAAAAGGGTACATGGAATAGATGCTACTCCAATCAACTGTTGTGCAGAGAACAATTGCCTTTACAGACTGAGTATGCAATCAAATAAGTTTGAAGTATCTAAAGGGAGAAACGAAGCTGGTCCATCCTTGCATTCTTCTTCAACtagacaaaataaaaataatgatgAGAATGTTGAGTCCTTGGAGCTGTATGATAGGAAGGAATTCTGTCCCAAAAGTGATACCTTGGGAGATCTGTGGATAACTCGATTTTCACCGAAGTTAACTGCCcccttgatgattgttgatcaACTTAATGAGAAATGTGGTTCTGAAGTTCTCTCTGATTATTGCTCAATGATTCCTCATTTCCATAAACAGATTTCCCATCTCAACAACTGCAAGGTTGAAGAGACAGGAGAACAATCTGCTGATGAACAATTGTTCAGTGAGACTAGAAGATTACAGAATTGTTTTATCAACAAAGAGGCATCAACTGTTCTTGTGGATGATAAGTTAAATATTGATCATACATCCAAGCACAAGTTCAACCCCATTAAATCTTTCCCAAGATTGAGAGATTCAGAGCCAATGGTTTCTATGTTTGCGAAAAGATTAGGCGCCATCAGACAATGTGAACAAACAGAATAG
- the LOC130717652 gene encoding uncharacterized protein LOC130717652 isoform X2, producing the protein MVLALLQSVAGGSSTTEKPVDDAFVEPIAVICTKSEVSSTDTPSRNPTSDSVIIVSDHETCEENDTGPSYNKEKKATTARGAPNSPNGQNENLMNYSQNICAQAKIGSATKFEIKENKSYIISGQVDQRPAGNLLLQADEPQQSPSLRNHCNGGMNAGVTNQIVGFEDGLYTNVVHVTECERSGISLSKKLKSTMENDLQTSNCEAISASASRIMVSKSNEDKKSQVNEMMVLRNKNIPVMHSRCDSTIHMASIDGNKLSSDEDSNVRLLEENCSHCASCHRTELVLSGRKRCKQEVMIGSKKVKKQIQETSCCYVNRESSFMNLVSNMMKGYSLSTQDEDKSLALAVDCSDRHLPWNDQELITCYKNQDPEVRNNLKSIYCPSFENVATRMSHQVGDASKDFEQGKRVHGIDATPINCCAENNCLYRLSMQSNKFEVSKGRNEAGPSLHSSSTRQNKNNDENVESLELYDRKEFCPKSDTLGDLWITRFSPKLTAPLMIVDQLNEKCGSEVLSDYCSMIPHFHKQISHLNNCKVEETGEQSADEQLFSETRRLQNCFINKEASTVLVDDKLNIDHTSKHKFNPIKSFPRLRDSEPMVSMFAKRLGAIRQCEQTE; encoded by the exons ATGGTTCTTGCTCTGCTACAAAGCGTTGCCGGCGGCAGTTCTACCACAGAAAAACCTGTAGATGATGCTTTTGTTGAACCTATTGCTGTCATATGTACAAAGAGTGAGGTTTCTTCAACAGATACTCCCTCTAGGAATCCAACAAGTGATTCGGTTATCATTGTTTCAGACCATGAAACTTGTGAGGAAAATGATACAG GACCTAGTTATAATAAGGAGAAAAAGGCCACCACTGCAAGAGGAGCACCTAATTCACCAAATGGTCAGAATGAGAATTTAATGAACTATTCACAGAATATTTGTGCTCAGGCCAAAATTGGATCAGCTACAAAATTTGAGATCAAGGAAAATAAATCTTACATTATTTCAG GTCAGGTTGACCAAAGGCCTGCTGGCAATTTATTACTTCAAGCAGATGAACCTCAACAAAGTCCTTCCCTAAGGAATCATTGCAATGGAGGCATGAATGCTGGTGTTACCAACCAGATTGTTGGATTTGAAGATGGCTTATACACTAATGTTGTGCATGTAACTGAATGTGAACGTTCTGGCATTAGTCtctcaaaaaaattgaaatcaacTATGGAGAATGATTTACAAACTTCAAACTGTGAGGCTATTTCTGCATCAGCAAGCAGAATTATGGTTTCAAAATCCAATGAGGATAAAAAATCCCAGGTCAATGAAATGATGGTGCTACGCAATAAGAACATTCCAGTTATGCATTCTCGATGTGATTCCACAATTCATATGGCAAGCATTGACGGTAACAAGTTGTCGTCAGATGAGGATTCAAATGTGAGATTACTAGAAGAGAATTGCAGCCATTGTGCAAGCTGCCATAGAACTGAGTTGGTTTTGTCTGGTAGAAAGAGATGTAAACAGGAAGTCATGATTGGGAGTAAAAAAGTCAAGAAGCAAATTCAAGAAACTTCATGTTGTTATGTTAATCGGGAAAGCTCATTCATGAACTTGGTTTCAAACATGATGAAAGGATACTCACTATCAACTCAAGATGAGGACAAGTCTTTGGCTCTTGCCGTTGATTGTTCTGATCGTCATCTTCCATGGAATGATCAGGAACTTATCACATGCTATAAGAATCAAGATCCAGAGGTAAGAAATAATTTGAAGTCCATATATTGTCCAAGCTTTGAGAATGTTGCAACAAGAATGTCTCATCAAGTAGGAGATGCTTCTAAAGATTTTGAGCAAGGTAAAAGGGTACATGGAATAGATGCTACTCCAATCAACTGTTGTGCAGAGAACAATTGCCTTTACAGACTGAGTATGCAATCAAATAAGTTTGAAGTATCTAAAGGGAGAAACGAAGCTGGTCCATCCTTGCATTCTTCTTCAACtagacaaaataaaaataatgatgAGAATGTTGAGTCCTTGGAGCTGTATGATAGGAAGGAATTCTGTCCCAAAAGTGATACCTTGGGAGATCTGTGGATAACTCGATTTTCACCGAAGTTAACTGCCcccttgatgattgttgatcaACTTAATGAGAAATGTGGTTCTGAAGTTCTCTCTGATTATTGCTCAATGATTCCTCATTTCCATAAACAGATTTCCCATCTCAACAACTGCAAGGTTGAAGAGACAGGAGAACAATCTGCTGATGAACAATTGTTCAGTGAGACTAGAAGATTACAGAATTGTTTTATCAACAAAGAGGCATCAACTGTTCTTGTGGATGATAAGTTAAATATTGATCATACATCCAAGCACAAGTTCAACCCCATTAAATCTTTCCCAAGATTGAGAGATTCAGAGCCAATGGTTTCTATGTTTGCGAAAAGATTAGGCGCCATCAGACAATGTGAACAAACAGAATAG